In Endozoicomonas sp. GU-1, one DNA window encodes the following:
- a CDS encoding SLC13 family permease: MTKNNTAFKRSSPGALYWLSLFAGPMVLLLTLVIPPPAGMEQPAWYMVGVATMMAIWWVSEVVPIPVTSLLPMILVPLLGIASIKEVTAPYAHPTIYLFFGGFMLGMAMERWNLHKRIALHIMLKTGVRPDRQIAGFMIATAFLSMWVSNTATSVMMLPIGLSVASMVSGNNEGENSAFAKALLLAIAYSASIGGLATLIGTPPNALLAAFLSENYNMEIGFAQWMMVGLPMSLLMLLIAWVWLTRFGFKLSTEENPEARTVFREQLKVLGPMSRGEITVAIIFAITAISWITRPYLKAFIPGLSDTIIAIAATISLFIIPVKHDKRVYVMSWEKAREIPWGVLLLFGGGLTLAAQIKNTGLAGWVAEAMTIANGLPVLLVVAFVVTVITFLTELTSNTATAAGFLPLMGALGVTLGIDPVMLAAPAALACSFAFMMPVATPPNAVVFGSGKLAITDMMKAGFALNIMGILLVTLVGYFLIGASLA; this comes from the coding sequence GTGACTAAAAACAATACAGCCTTTAAACGATCTTCACCCGGTGCGCTCTATTGGCTCTCCCTGTTTGCGGGGCCAATGGTCTTACTGCTCACGCTGGTCATACCACCACCTGCCGGTATGGAGCAACCGGCCTGGTATATGGTGGGTGTGGCAACCATGATGGCGATCTGGTGGGTATCGGAGGTAGTGCCCATCCCTGTGACCTCATTGCTGCCAATGATATTGGTGCCACTGCTGGGCATCGCCAGCATCAAGGAAGTGACGGCACCCTATGCGCACCCAACCATCTATCTGTTCTTTGGCGGTTTTATGCTGGGCATGGCTATGGAGCGCTGGAATCTCCATAAACGGATTGCCCTGCATATCATGCTGAAAACTGGAGTACGGCCTGACCGCCAGATTGCCGGCTTTATGATTGCCACGGCCTTTTTGAGTATGTGGGTGTCCAATACCGCCACCAGTGTGATGATGCTGCCGATTGGTCTGTCCGTTGCCTCCATGGTAAGCGGCAACAATGAAGGTGAAAACAGTGCATTTGCCAAAGCGTTACTGCTGGCCATCGCCTACAGTGCCAGTATTGGTGGACTGGCAACCTTGATCGGTACCCCTCCCAATGCCCTGCTGGCCGCCTTCCTGTCTGAAAACTACAACATGGAAATTGGCTTTGCCCAGTGGATGATGGTGGGCCTGCCCATGAGCCTGTTGATGTTGTTGATTGCCTGGGTCTGGCTGACCCGCTTTGGTTTCAAACTGTCCACCGAAGAGAACCCTGAAGCCAGAACGGTATTCCGTGAGCAGCTGAAAGTACTGGGCCCAATGAGTCGTGGCGAAATAACGGTTGCCATTATCTTTGCCATCACCGCCATTTCCTGGATTACGAGACCTTACCTGAAGGCGTTTATTCCCGGTCTTTCTGACACCATTATTGCCATTGCCGCGACCATCAGCCTGTTCATCATTCCGGTGAAGCACGATAAGCGTGTTTATGTCATGTCCTGGGAAAAGGCTCGGGAAATCCCCTGGGGTGTTCTGCTGCTGTTTGGTGGTGGTCTGACTTTGGCAGCGCAGATCAAAAATACCGGTCTGGCCGGCTGGGTGGCCGAAGCCATGACGATTGCCAATGGTCTGCCGGTGCTGCTGGTCGTTGCCTTCGTGGTGACCGTTATCACCTTCCTGACCGAACTGACCAGCAACACCGCAACGGCTGCCGGCTTCCTGCCATTGATGGGTGCCCTGGGTGTGACCCTGGGCATTGATCCGGTGATGCTGGCAGCACCGGCGGCCCTTGCCTGCAGCTTTGCCTTTATGATGCCCGTAGCAACTCCGCCAAACGCCGTGGTGTTTGGCTCAGGAAAACTGGCAATAACCGATATGATGAAAGCTGGCTTTGCCCTGAATATTATGGGTATTTTGCTGGTGACACTGGTGGGTTATTTTCTGATTGGTGCCAGCCTGGCCTGA
- a CDS encoding FKBP-type peptidyl-prolyl cis-trans isomerase yields MSDIYQTMEERVSYGIGRQMGDQLASNPIAGLSIDAVLAGLADALNGVESAVAHEDLHAAFTEMQTRLQAEEAEKARVLAAEGEQFLAENAKREGVQVTESGLQFEIMAEGDGEKPTRASTVRTHYHGTLIDGTVFDSSVQRGEPAEFPVSGVIAGWTEALQMMSTGSKWKLFVPYHLAYGERGAGGAIGPYTTLVFEVELLDIVS; encoded by the coding sequence ATGTCTGATATTTACCAAACCATGGAAGAGCGGGTCAGCTACGGTATTGGTCGCCAGATGGGTGATCAGCTGGCCTCCAACCCCATCGCGGGCTTATCGATTGATGCGGTTCTGGCTGGCCTTGCAGATGCCCTGAACGGTGTCGAAAGCGCTGTTGCCCACGAAGACCTGCATGCAGCCTTTACTGAAATGCAGACACGCCTGCAGGCAGAAGAAGCGGAAAAGGCTCGGGTGCTTGCTGCCGAAGGTGAGCAGTTCCTGGCGGAAAATGCCAAACGTGAAGGTGTTCAGGTCACGGAATCCGGCCTGCAGTTTGAAATAATGGCCGAAGGCGATGGCGAAAAACCAACCCGTGCCAGCACGGTAAGAACCCATTACCATGGCACACTGATTGACGGAACCGTATTCGACAGCTCCGTGCAACGGGGAGAACCTGCAGAATTTCCGGTATCCGGTGTGATTGCCGGCTGGACAGAAGCGCTGCAAATGATGAGCACAGGTTCCAAGTGGAAGCTGTTTGTTCCTTATCACCTGGCTTATGGTGAGCGTGGAGCCGGTGGTGCCATCGGTCCATACACGACGCTGGTTTTTGAAGTGGAACTGTTGGATATTGTTTCCTGA
- a CDS encoding L-cystine transporter: MSLAVLTNIFIMVALLYLLYRFQKHCLPFSWQVFIALGMGVGYGACLQLFYGYPSETLTESINWFNIVGNGYVSLLKMIIVPLVMVSVISAILKLKGAGTLGRISGWILTLLMVTVSIAAAIGIISALGFGLSAESITSGVREAARGEQLLNTVTSIENLSIPSMLISLIPANPFMDMTGARSTSIIGVVIFSAFIGVAVLSLHSEQPEEPRHFERTVNAVHAIVMRIMTMVLNLTPFGILALMTKVVAGSNVTDILQLLQFVIASYAALLAVLVVHLIMITMVGANPIRFIRKTLPVLIFAFTSRSSAGTMPLTIQTLTKGLGVSAGVANFAASFGTTIGQNGCAGIYPAMLAVMIAPTVGIDPTSLSFIDTLIVTIAIGSFGVAGVGGGATFAALIVLSALGLPVELAGLLISIEPVIDMGRTVVNVSGAITTGFVSGRAMGEVDMDTFNRTASLELNQ; this comes from the coding sequence ATGTCTTTAGCAGTACTGACCAATATTTTCATCATGGTAGCGTTGCTCTATCTGCTCTACCGTTTCCAGAAACACTGCCTGCCGTTCAGCTGGCAAGTATTTATCGCCCTGGGTATGGGCGTGGGTTACGGAGCCTGTTTACAGCTTTTTTATGGTTACCCTTCTGAGACCCTGACCGAGTCCATCAACTGGTTCAATATTGTTGGCAACGGCTATGTCAGTCTGTTGAAGATGATTATTGTACCCCTGGTCATGGTCTCTGTGATCTCGGCTATCCTGAAGCTGAAAGGTGCTGGCACCCTTGGCAGGATCAGTGGCTGGATTCTGACATTGCTGATGGTCACCGTGTCTATTGCGGCCGCCATTGGTATTATTTCCGCCCTGGGTTTTGGTTTGAGTGCCGAGTCCATTACCTCCGGTGTGCGTGAAGCGGCTCGCGGGGAGCAGCTGCTAAACACGGTGACCAGCATAGAAAACCTGTCCATTCCCTCCATGCTGATCAGCCTGATCCCTGCTAACCCGTTTATGGATATGACCGGAGCCCGCAGCACTTCCATTATCGGCGTGGTGATTTTCTCTGCTTTTATCGGTGTCGCGGTGCTGAGTCTCCATTCTGAGCAGCCCGAAGAGCCCCGCCACTTTGAGCGAACCGTTAACGCTGTCCACGCCATTGTTATGCGTATCATGACGATGGTATTGAATCTGACCCCCTTCGGTATTCTGGCCTTAATGACCAAAGTGGTGGCAGGCAGTAACGTCACCGACATACTGCAACTGCTTCAGTTTGTGATTGCCTCTTATGCAGCGCTGCTTGCCGTGCTGGTGGTTCACCTGATTATGATAACCATGGTGGGTGCCAACCCCATCCGGTTCATCAGGAAAACCCTGCCGGTACTGATCTTTGCCTTTACCTCCCGGAGCAGTGCGGGCACCATGCCGCTGACCATTCAGACTTTGACGAAGGGCCTCGGGGTTTCCGCAGGCGTGGCCAACTTTGCCGCATCTTTCGGTACCACGATTGGGCAGAATGGTTGTGCGGGCATTTATCCGGCCATGCTGGCGGTGATGATAGCCCCCACCGTGGGTATTGACCCAACCAGCCTCAGCTTTATTGACACTCTGATCGTGACCATCGCTATCGGCTCGTTTGGCGTGGCCGGTGTGGGTGGTGGCGCAACCTTTGCGGCACTGATTGTGCTCTCGGCTCTTGGCCTTCCTGTTGAACTGGCGGGTCTGTTAATTTCCATTGAGCCGGTGATTGATATGGGCCGGACTGTCGTCAATGTCAGTGGTGCCATTACCACCGGCTTTGTCAGTGGTCGAGCCATGGGCGAGGTGGATATGGACACCTTCAACCGCACGGCTTCCCTTGAACTGAATCAGTGA
- the xerC gene encoding tyrosine recombinase XerC, translating into MNHSSSDSPVNNSLQPSIAAFLDYLRYEKQHSPHTLSAYQRDLARVMQQATASDIQGWATITEKQLKQWLGLWHEEGLSSRSLQRLISSLRRFYHYLLTRGEVTSNPAQRLRAPKTGRPLPVTLDADQVNHLLDDPCGQAEGDPLKCRDLAILELFYSSGLRLAELAALNLDSFSNGFSQVKVLGKRSKERMIPVGSKARQAIQHWLTFREQLVRGESGSALFLSKLGRRISTRQIQNRIREFAREAGMPVGVHPHMLRHSFASHLLESSGDLRSIQELLGHSDISTTQIYTHLDFQHLATVYDKAHPRAKKKDD; encoded by the coding sequence ATGAATCACTCTTCTTCCGATTCTCCGGTTAATAACAGCCTGCAGCCATCAATAGCGGCTTTTCTGGATTACCTCCGCTATGAAAAGCAGCACTCACCCCATACGCTGTCGGCCTATCAACGTGATCTTGCCCGTGTGATGCAGCAGGCTACCGCCAGTGATATTCAGGGGTGGGCAACGATTACCGAGAAGCAGTTAAAGCAATGGCTGGGACTCTGGCACGAAGAGGGGTTATCCAGTCGCAGCCTGCAGCGGTTGATCTCATCACTTCGTCGTTTTTATCACTACCTGTTAACCCGGGGTGAGGTAACCAGTAACCCGGCGCAACGGCTTCGGGCACCGAAAACCGGCCGACCGCTGCCGGTGACGCTGGATGCCGACCAGGTCAATCACCTGTTGGATGACCCGTGTGGTCAGGCGGAGGGTGATCCGCTGAAGTGTCGTGATCTGGCCATCCTGGAGCTCTTCTACTCGTCAGGTTTGCGTCTGGCCGAGCTGGCGGCACTGAACCTGGACAGCTTTTCCAATGGGTTTTCCCAGGTGAAAGTGCTTGGGAAACGCAGCAAAGAGCGGATGATCCCGGTGGGCAGCAAAGCCCGGCAGGCAATTCAACACTGGCTCACTTTTCGGGAACAGTTGGTTCGGGGTGAGAGTGGTAGCGCCCTGTTTCTGTCAAAGCTGGGCAGGCGCATCAGTACCCGACAGATTCAGAATCGTATCAGGGAGTTTGCCCGGGAAGCGGGCATGCCGGTGGGGGTTCATCCCCACATGCTGAGGCATTCGTTTGCCAGCCACCTGCTGGAATCCAGCGGTGACCTGCGCTCAATTCAGGAACTGCTGGGGCACAGCGATATCTCCACCACCCAAATCTATACCCATCTGGATTTTCAGCATCTGGCCACGGTGTATGATAAGGCTCACCCAAGGGCGAAGAAGAAAGACGACTGA